The following are encoded together in the Halopseudomonas salegens genome:
- a CDS encoding class I SAM-dependent methyltransferase, with product MMDDEHLQPPCPLCRQATQFACRDRRRPYFHCAHCAMVHVAAPWHLSASDERAQYDLHDNQVDDPAYRRFLSRLTEPLLARLPDGATGLDFGCGPGPALATMLHEQGHPTAVYDIYYAPDNSVFEQQWDFITSTEVVEHLARPLEELQRVWQCLKPGGWLGIMTKRVSDLHAFAHWHYKNDPTHVSFFSEQSFVWLAQRWQATLDVVGPDVVLLQKPAN from the coding sequence ATGATGGATGACGAACATCTGCAACCGCCCTGCCCGTTGTGCCGGCAGGCCACTCAATTTGCCTGTCGTGATCGCCGGCGACCCTACTTTCACTGTGCGCACTGCGCCATGGTGCACGTCGCTGCGCCCTGGCACCTGTCTGCCAGCGATGAGCGTGCGCAGTATGACCTGCATGACAATCAGGTTGACGACCCGGCCTATCGCCGCTTTCTGTCTCGGCTGACCGAGCCGCTACTGGCAAGGCTGCCAGATGGCGCCACAGGGCTGGATTTTGGCTGTGGTCCAGGCCCGGCATTAGCCACCATGCTGCACGAACAAGGTCACCCGACCGCGGTCTACGATATCTATTACGCACCGGATAACAGCGTGTTCGAACAACAATGGGATTTTATTACCAGCACAGAAGTTGTCGAACATCTGGCCCGGCCGCTAGAGGAACTGCAACGCGTGTGGCAATGCCTGAAACCCGGCGGCTGGCTGGGCATCATGACCAAGCGGGTCAGTGATCTGCACGCCTTCGCCCACTGGCATTACAAGAATGACCCCACGCATGTCAGCTTTTTCAGCGAACAGAGCTTTGTCTGGCTGGCACAGCGTTGGCAGGCAACACTGGATGTTGTCGGGCCCGATGTGGTGTTGCTGCAAAAGCCGGCCAACTGA
- a CDS encoding C40 family peptidase, whose protein sequence is MSTSTSADAVSAVPRNTSGQLAREDVVFRAVSLVGIPYRFGGARPETGFDCSGLIHFVYQDSLGMTLPRTTAGLNDLRSKPAGERLKPGDLVLFAISGRKVNHAGIYVGEGRFLHAPSSGGHVRIDELQASYWQRTYQGARRVLD, encoded by the coding sequence ATGAGCACGAGCACATCTGCTGATGCTGTCAGTGCTGTGCCCCGCAACACGTCGGGTCAGCTCGCGCGTGAGGATGTGGTATTCCGCGCCGTCAGCCTGGTTGGCATCCCGTACCGCTTCGGCGGTGCCCGCCCGGAAACCGGTTTCGACTGTAGTGGGCTGATTCATTTTGTCTATCAGGACTCGCTCGGCATGACGCTGCCCCGCACTACCGCCGGTTTGAATGATCTGCGCAGCAAGCCGGCAGGTGAGCGCCTCAAGCCCGGCGACCTGGTACTTTTTGCCATCTCTGGCCGCAAGGTCAACCATGCCGGTATCTATGTCGGTGAAGGGCGCTTCCTGCATGCGCCGAGCAGTGGCGGGCATGTGCGTATAGACGAGCTGCAGGCCAGTTACTGGCAGCGTACTTATCAGGGCGCGCGCAGGGTTCTGGATTGA